A window from Bufo bufo chromosome 1, aBufBuf1.1, whole genome shotgun sequence encodes these proteins:
- the LOC120986139 gene encoding TRPM8 channel-associated factor homolog — MRGSYVCPGVHCINTYVVLPDGDSWRSTGLYLPPNKKATLVFPASAAGKGLQVQVGCQCDNLSGASQLCRAPVVVHRKNVVHEKVVISCVWGGLLYVIVNGKSQLGNVPVTIYGAEPAPTFINGQTKVSSWLDTLRTSTSPWAELITENIILTVPTDAVRSLEDPESLMSLWDNIMSTVADLASVPKKLPRPERIVADVQISAGFMHSGYPIMCHVPTAPSLVSVTSLKKGMWGAAHELGHNQQRGVWEFPPHTTEATCNLWSVYVHETVLGIPRDNAHPSLKPGDREKRIKQYLKNGANLDEWNVWTALETYLQLQEGFGWGPFKQVFSEYQTMSNVSNVKNVKMNLWAEKFSQAVNKNLAPFFKAWGWPIDDATTEKLSVLSEWEENPMNKYVS, encoded by the exons ATGAGGGGCTCCTATGTTTG CCCTGGTGTACACTGTATTAACACTTATGTTGTGCTTCCAGATGGTGATTCATGGAGAAGTACAGGGCTATACTTGCCTCCTAACAAAAAAGCAACACTTGTATTTCCAGCCTCAGCTGCAGGGAAGGGCCTCCAG GTACAAGTTGGCTGTCAGTGTGATAACCTGAGCGGAGCATCACAGTTGTGTCGTGCTCCGGTGGTTGTACATAGAAAGAATGTTGTTCACGAGAAGGTTGTGATATCCTGTGTCTGGGGAGGACTTCTTTACGTTATTGTAAATGGGAAGAGTCAACTAGGAAATGTTCCAGTTACAATCTATGGGGCAGAACCAGCTCCAACATTTATAAATG GACAAACTAAGGTTTCTTCGTGGTTGGATACATTACGCACCTCAACATCTCCTTGGGCTGAGCTTATTACAGAGAATATTATCCTGACTGTCCCTACTGATGCAGTCCGCTCACTAGAGGATCCTGAATCGCTTATGTCTTTATGGGATAACATCATGTCAACAGTAGCTGATCTGGCATCTGTCCCAAAGAAACTGCCTCGTCCAGAAAGAATTGTGGCCGATGTTCAGATCTCAGCAG GTTTTATGCATTCTGgatacccaataatgtgccatgtGCCAACAGCACCTTCTTTAGTAAGTGTTACATCATTGAAGAAAGGCATGTGGGGGGCTGCACATGAGCTTGGCCACAACCAGCAGAGAGGTGTTTGGGAATTCCCTCCTCACACCACAGAAGCCACCTGTAACCTGTGGTCAGTATATGTGCATGAAACCGTACTGGGGATCCCAAGGGATAACGCTCATCCTAGTCTCAAGCCAGGAGACAGAGAAAAAAGAATCAAGCAGTATCTGAAGAATGGAGCCAACCTTGATGAGTGGAACGTGTGGACAGCGCTTGAGACTTATCTTCAG CTACAAGAGGGCTTTGGCTGGGGTCCCTTCAAGCAAGTTTTCTCAGAGTATCAGACCATGTCCAATGTCAGTAATGTCAAGAATGTTAAGATGAATCTTTGGGCAGAGAAGTTTTCCCAAGCAGTCAATAAGAACCTGGCTCCATTCTTCAAAGCCTGGGGATGGCCCATTGATGATGCTACCACCGAAAAATTATCCGTATTAAGTGAATGGGAAGAGAATCCAATGAATAAATATGTCAGCTAA